DNA sequence from the Saccopteryx leptura isolate mSacLep1 chromosome 4, mSacLep1_pri_phased_curated, whole genome shotgun sequence genome:
GATAAGGAATGGCCAGTCATACAATATTGTTTCtgtgcacagtgtgtgtgtgtacaaacacCCTGACTCTGATCTTCCCAGCCAGGCTGTACACTCGGGAGGGCAGACCCTCACTCTCATTTTTGGAATCCCTTCCACACCTCGCTCATACCTGCTCCTGTGGGGGCTCAAGAAACATTGCTAATGGAGTGATTTGCAGCCAAGGGATTTGGTGAGTATGGATGAAGCTGTGgtgagcagggagagagggaagagcttAGCTTGGGAGGGCAGGTCAATGCAAAGGGGAAGGTGAGACAAACACCAGGAGTGGGAGCTGGAGAAGACAGAGAACTCCAGGTCTGTTGTTGAGGGCCCACCCATCACCTTCCCTCAATTACCAGCCAGTATGTGTAGAGCCCCTGCAGTGGCTGCCAGCTTGGTTTTCCTGGAGAGCACCATTCCCCCAATGTTGGTGCAGCGCAGACCCACCACGCCCAGTAAGAGGCCCAGAAAGCCCAGAAGGATGGCAGTGATCATGAGGGCCCGGCAGGCCTGGATGTACCCTGGAAAGATGGTTACAGCCGTGAGTCCTCAAGCCAGCTCCTTACCCCTCCATCTCCTTTCCCCTCGATGACAGCTAGCCCCTTATAGTCCCTGCTCAGGCCTTAGTCCCTAGAAGCCCTCaaatgccaccccccccccccaagtatcTTCTTTCCCTTTGGGCCCATCCATCCTACTCAGTCCCAAGAAGTCTCGGCCTCTCCTGCCATACACCTGAGCCGTTGCATTGCGCTTATACCTCCTTTATAGAGCTTCTCCTCAGCACTACTAACACTTTGGTGGGATAATGctttttgttggggggggggggcaccctgtgcactgtaggatgtttagcagcatccttggcctccaCCACTAGATGTCACTAGTAATCTCCCCAAGAAGAACAATCAAAATGTGTAGTCATATGACCCTGGGAGGCAAAATCGCCTAGTTGAGAACCACCACTCTGTCAGATCACCACCATGCTCTGCTGTGTACTGTAGAAACCACACCTGGGCACCCagtcccttccccacacctgcctCGCTTCAGGTCCCACCTAGCGCCTAGCACTGTGCCACACATCCTGGCCTGAGCTTCTTCCTGGAGTAACTGGCAGGGGGCAGTGGTGGCCTAAGGTCACGGGGTCtaagcagtggtcggcaaactcactagtcaacagagccaaataacagtacaacgattgaaatttcttttgagagccaaattttttaaacttaaactatacagctaggtacattccttatcgaggtacacccgcacgtggtattttgtggaagagccacactcaaggggccaaagagctgcatgtggcgcACGAGCtcgtttgccgaccaggggtctaGGGCAGTTTCTGATCTGGGAGGTGGGATACATGGGCCCAGGACCAATCCAAGTCAGTTTGCACATGTGCTTTCAGTGCCTCGATTTCCCCTTTCTCAGAGCTGAATGAAACGGCTGGctcccttcctgctcccccttcccccttctctttgatAGTTGCCAAGCACCCAAGGACCTTGCACCCCTTTCTCAGGTGCGGCAGTGCCACTGGTGCTGAAGGGGAAAGGCTGGGTCCCTGCCAAGAGGATGTTTAGTGGCTTGAAGCTGGGGGTAGGCAGGAGGGACAAAGTTCTCTGGGAGCACTTTCTCACTCCCAGCCATTCCTCCTTGAGCGCccgccctcttccccttccccatatCCTATCCCCACCCGTCCATCTACCTGTCCATCTACCTGTCCCCACCTGGGGCAGACCAGCTCCGGGAAACAAAGGGCAGGCTACTGAAGGGCCTGTGAGAACCTAGGCTGAATGGCTGGAGGTTGGGGGTGCACAGCTGGGAGGTGACTAAATGACAGTCAGGACCCCTCTCAGGACCAGAACAGGCCTTGGAAGTCAGCCAGCGCTGGACTTCCAAGGTTACTAATGCCCCCACCAGCAGAGGTGTTGTCAACAGCCTTAAATGGTGTATGTGAAGTACCCAGCACCCCTGGAACCAAGATGCCCCTCAACACCGGGCAGCTGCACCCTGCCCTTCCCTCAAGCCCGCTCTAGCCCCCTGATCCTTCTTGCTCACTCATGGCCCCCTCTCAGGCCAGGAGCAGCAGTTCCAAGTGGGCAGGCTCGCAGCAAAGGCCTTCCTCACAGTGTGGTTGGGTGAGGGAGGCGGGGATGGCCAGGGCTGCTGAGCTGGCTGCCGCCAATGCCCCTTCTGGCCACCCAGCATTCTGGCTTTCTGGCCCAATTTGTACTTAGCTTGtataggggatttttttttttgggggggagctcTTGCCTTATAAGTCCTAGAGAGAGGGATGAAAGCACAAAGCCTCTGCAAATGCCTCAGGAAATGCTGGGAATAGTGGGGACCAAGAGACCCACCTGGACCCCTATCTGTTCAGACCTCTTTTTCCTGGAACCTGCTCTAAACTCAGTGTTGGCCTCTGTTCCTTCCCTACCTCCAGCACCTGCAGAAGGGGACCTAGGAGAGCAAGGCGGCTCCAGGAGGACCCAGTGAGGGTGTGGGAGCAGCACCACAGAGGATCCCTGGGCAGCCCCTCCTGGTCTCTGGCAAGGGACTGACTGAAGGGAGACTCCCCTCGAGAATAATGGCAGGCTACTCACAGGGTGAGTAGGAAGGGGGACGATGCTAGAGCCACCAGGGAGAACCTTTCTGGGCTAAAAAACCAGCTtgccaaaaatggaaaaaatacacTGCCCCAGAACCCTGAACACACATGCACATCCCCTCACCTGCTTACATCAGACACTCAAGACTCTAAAACAGTCCTTTAGAATTCGCCACGGCAGTGGTGTCCCAGTGGAAGCCTGATGAGGCTACTGAGATCTTCTCAACTCGCAAGAATCCAAGATGGAGCCTCCTTTTCACCACACAAACTCCAGTACTCCCAACCCAATACTAAAATGCAAACATTGTTTGAGTGCATTTAGATGCTAAACTCATGTTAATATTTTGCACCTTTTATTTCATAGTCCCCATGACTAATCTGTGAATTGGTGCTACTATGACCTTAAGTTTACAGATGGATCACACAAAGCTCCTTTTACCACCTGCCCAAGGCACAGAGCGAGGGCACAGCAGACACTGGacccggcagtctaaccctggtGCCTTCGCTTGTAACCATTGTCACATGGAGGCAGGGGGCCACGTGCGACCAGGTCACCGCTGCAGTTCCAGACAGGGGGCTACCCCAGCACTCCCTGCTGCATGAGCCCAAGTATCCGAGCTTGATGAGGCCTCCTTCTGTATGGTGCCCAAAACCAGACCACAGGCAGCGCCCGAACTCCCTGGAGCTCTCTCCAACCTCccgcctccctctgctcccttcaCCCTCCGCCCGGTACCGGAGAGGGCCAGCATGGACGGGAACTCCCAGCAGTTGTAGACTCCCATGGAGTCCGTTGCGCAGCTGTGCCAGAGGTTCTCGAAGATGGTGCTGGTGGTGATGACGTTCCCGTGCACAGTGGACACTCGCCAGTAGCTGTGTGGCAGGGTCACCCCCAGCATCAGCAGCCCCACAGCTGCCACGAAGAAGCCAAAGGTCTCCACAGCCACTGACATGGTGGGACGCAGGCCCTGAGGGGAACCTGGGGCCCCAGCGGGAGAGGGGCTGAGCCCCAGGGAACCTTGAGGGGCTTTGGCTAAGGCGGGGCGTTAAGGCAGGGTGAAAaaagtgagagaggggaagggcagaAGACCAACtgcggcctcagcctcaggtctGTCTCCTGGtttctgccttccttccctctttctgggTTTCTGCTTCCCTGCAGGTCAGAGGAATGAGCCAAGAGCCCGCGGCAGATGTTGACGAGATGTAGGGAATAAACAAAACGGGCCAAAAGTCCACTGCCTGCAGGCTGCCCTGGGCTCCCCGCCCCACaagggtgggtgtgtgggggggacttACCAGGGAGTGACTAACGGATGCAGCCAAGGAGGGGCCCCCATGGGAGGCACTGGGAGCCAA
Encoded proteins:
- the CLDN15 gene encoding claudin-15, giving the protein MSVAVETFGFFVAAVGLLMLGVTLPHSYWRVSTVHGNVITTSTIFENLWHSCATDSMGVYNCWEFPSMLALSGYIQACRALMITAILLGFLGLLLGVVGLRCTNIGGMVLSRKTKLAATAGALHILAGCCGMVAITWYASNITRDFFDPLYPGTKYELGPALYLGWSASLLAILGGVCLCSNCCCAPEEDATASTRLPYKASRVRSAGLPARLPPSASDEGDSSFGKYGKNAYV